The Accipiter gentilis chromosome 8, bAccGen1.1, whole genome shotgun sequence genomic sequence CTTCTTCCTGGAGGAGAGCCAGGACCTGCCCGTGGTCTCCCCACCCGCATCCTGCACCCTCACCGTCAAGGACCTGCTGCTCTCAGGCAGCTCTGATACTGTGAGTCTCTGCCCTtgtgtccccatccctcctcgtccccagctttgtcccttcctggACCATgatcccctctccatccccacactCGTCCCCTTTCCCACACCATGGCCCCCTCCCTGTCCCTTCCTGACCAcgatcccatcctcatccccacacTGTGGTCCCTGGGGTCAGGCGTGGGGTGACCCAGCCACCCAGGGCCATCACCCATCCGTGGCCCCGCAGCAGCCGCAGGTGCCTGGCTCCCTGCTGAGGCAGAGCCAGGGGCAATTCCAGGAGCTGGTGCTGACCGAGGATGAGAAGAAGCTGCTGGCGAAGGagggggtgtccctgcccacgcAGCTGCCCCTCACCAAGGTGGGTGCCACCACGCCTGGGTAGGGTGCAGAGttggggggtcccagccccagcgGCCCTGACCCTCCACCCCTGTCTCCCCCAGTATGAGGAGCGGGTGCTGAAGAAGATCCGGCGGAAGATCAGGAACAAGCAGTCAGCTCAGGAGAGCCGCAAGAAGAAGAAGGAGTATATCGACGGGCTGGAGAGCCGGTATGGACCCCAAACCCCTACTCTGGGCATGGCCGCACACCAGCCCCCGGGGGCTggcacaccccccccacccccaccccaggcaccctgggggCACCTGGCTGGCCAGTGATGGGCATGCTGCTCTTTGCCAGCCCCCCcagctgtccccccccccaacctcatcctcctctccctgtcccccaggATGTCAGCGTGCACGGCCCAGAACCAGGAGCTGCAGAGGAAAGTCTTGCACCTGGAGAAGCAGAACTCGTAGGTGTTCcctggggcaggatggggacaatgggggggTAGGATGGGGCTGGgactcctcctgcctgccccagccagaCCTATTAAGGGCAGGAGGGGCTTGGAGGTGCTAACGGGCTCTCCCTGTCCCCAGGTCCCTCCTGGAGCAGCTGAAGAAACTTCAAGCCCTTGTGGTACAGTCAAGCAACAAGGCAGCGCAGACGGGAACCTGCATCGCGGTGTGTGGAGCCCCCAACCCCCCCATGGCCTCCTtgcttggagggagggagggagggacgctCAGAGCCATGCAGatatggatggaaggatggacagagggatggaTGAGTGCTGAGGCAGAGGGATAGATGCTCCAAGGTTGGATGGATGGAAGAAGGGATGGAGGCATgtgaggatggatggatggatagaggAAGGGATGGATGGAGGCATGCTGGCAGGGGCACATGCactgggagggatggagggacacAGTCCTGGTTCTGCCACCAGCCGCCTACCTGGGAGCCGTGTCGTAGAACCTGGTCCCCCTCCACCACTGTGCACAGCGACgtctcccctctgcccccaggtcCTGCTCCTCTCTTTCGCGCTCATCGTCTTCCCCTCCATCAGCCCCTTTGCCCCCAGCAAGGCCGAGGCAGATGGCGACTTCAGACCTGTGCGAGGTGAGTGCTGCGCCGGGGCTGCACCGGGAGCTCGGGGCACTGGAGTGGGCCCTGACCCTCCTTCGCACTCAGTTTTCTCCAGGTCCCTGCACAATGCAGCTGCCTCCCGCGTGGCTTACACACAGCCCCAAGCTGGGGATGAGAAGCCCCCAGAGCCGCTGTGGCCAGAGCACCTTGGTGAAGCCCCCGAGACCCTGCATGAAGCCTTCGGTGGCCACACGTTCACCCCACGCTTGGACAAAGTCTCCCCCCATAATGGCACACAGCTGCTTGCCTCAGAAGGGCtgagcagcagggatggggatcAAGCTGACAGCATTTCAGGGGATGGCACCACACCGCACGGTGGCCTGGCATCGCTGGCCTGGACCGAGGCTGGCCACAGCAGGCCCACGGTGCTGGAGCCGGCTGAGGAGCTTTAAGCAGCACCCAGGGACCACGGGGGATGTGATGGGGTAGCTCAGCACCTCATCCCCTATGGGATAAGCCCTCGGGGTGACCCCTCTAGGATCTGCTTCCAGACACGGGCAGATGCTGGACCTGCTTGGCTTTGCTTGTATCTGTGAACTGGGAAGATGAGACCGGTTCCCATTGGCCTtactgggagggaaggggctgctccTGTCCCCCAGGTGCAGCAGGCGTTGTGGAAGGGACACAGGGTCGCTGAGGATGGGGACGAGCAAACTGGAGGGGCCCTGGGCTGGTTGGCTATTGATGTTGCaactggttggttttggtttggttttggtttttttttttaagctttattttcATCTCTAAATACaaggtattttggaaaaaattcaCTTGCTTTAGTTTAATATGGGGTGATCCAGAAGGTTTCAAGGACCCTTGGGCCAGGGATGCCTCAAACCCAGCTGCCTTGAGGCAACACAGTCCAACAGAGCTGGGACACATGGCCAGACCCAGCCTAGGGCTGCCCCAGGAGCAGTGGGcacagcaggaggcagaggggagggcaGCGGCATCGGGGCACCATCCCACAGCTCGCAGCCCTGCGCCAGGCCAGGATTTGGCCGGCACCAGTCCCCTTCCCTTCCACAACCCAGCGACATCCCCCAGATCACCAGCACGCACAGGACGGGCTCAGCGGGCAGATCTCAGCCAGGAGATCTCAGCAGCTCATCCCAAccactgcccagccccagcttcaTCTGAGATGGCATCGGCTGCCCCAGTGATCCCCTTGTGTCACCGCCCCAGCGCCGAGTATCCTCATCCCTCTACCTCTCCGAGGTCTGCTGGACCCCACAACCATCTCCTTGCAGAGAGGGAATTAGATGCTCGGTCTG encodes the following:
- the CREB3L3 gene encoding cyclic AMP-responsive element-binding protein 3-like protein 3, giving the protein MGSHTAMASGVDSLDLLDLLFDRQDGILRSVELGTPPGTWHEDGRAQDSEDFLSSILGSGDSVSDSPSWSPAASDSGVSEDPPSDQLDSPPRCCEGGPSEVLYPYTNPCRALSLPGGTGALHPEVSIDLDMWHPGFFLEESQDLPVVSPPASCTLTVKDLLLSGSSDTQPQVPGSLLRQSQGQFQELVLTEDEKKLLAKEGVSLPTQLPLTKYEERVLKKIRRKIRNKQSAQESRKKKKEYIDGLESRMSACTAQNQELQRKVLHLEKQNSSLLEQLKKLQALVVQSSNKAAQTGTCIAVLLLSFALIVFPSISPFAPSKAEADGDFRPVRVFSRSLHNAAASRVAYTQPQAGDEKPPEPLWPEHLGEAPETLHEAFGGHTFTPRLDKVSPHNGTQLLASEGLSSRDGDQADSISGDGTTPHGGLASLAWTEAGHSRPTVLEPAEEL